Genomic window (Magnolia sinica isolate HGM2019 chromosome 6, MsV1, whole genome shotgun sequence):
ttGCCACGGTATACCAAAAAGAATAATCACAGATAATgacactcctttcaagaataggggtATGGTGAAGTTGTGTTTAAAGTTCAATATTCATCACTCATTTttgacaccttactatccaccggccaatggattagcagaggcattcgataagatgattgtgaaaatactgaagaagacgGTGATAAGAAATAAGCGTGACTGGGATGAGAAGTTGTAAGAGGctctatgggcttataggactactcATCAGATGGTAACGAGGGCCACGCCATATTTACTGGTTTACGGTGTAGAGGTTGTCATTCCGATTGAAACACAAGTGCATCACTTAGAGTAGTAGTGCATCAGTAAATTACAGATGATGAGAATGTAAGAATAAGGTTGGCAGAATTTGATTTGCTCGATGAAAAGCAGCTGGCAGCTCAACAACGATTGCAATTATATCAAGCAAGGATTTCCACGGCATTCAATAAGAAAGTCAAGCATCGCTCTTTTAAGAAAGGTGATCTAGttttgatgttgaaaaggccaaTAGCAGTCACCCGGAAGACCGAGGGCAAgttcgaccctaaatgggatgggtcaTACATCATAATAGAAGTATATTCTAATGGGGTATACAGAGTTATAGATCAAGATGGACGAGGCATTAGTATACCAGTCAATGGTCGCTTCCTCAAGAAATATCGTCCCTGATAGTAGAAATGATTTTAATCTAGAAGATTATCAGAATAGTGCTTCTATATCGAAAGGGGGCAACTATGAAGTGAAATGATGAAACAGCCTCAAAAGGCAAAGCCTTGTATTCTTTCATTCATATATGAATAAAGGGcgaattctcaagcatatcaagcaTATTAAGACTAAGTGCCGATGGTTATCGTCAAAATGATATTATCGTCAACCATCACCAAGTGCCGATGATTATCGACAATTACCAACAATCACTATCACTGTCAAACAAGTCTTATCAgaattgctatcatcgccaaaCTGATACGATATTTTAAATAAAACATGGACATTTTCAAAACTACTTCATCAGCGGTGGTGATATATCAATAATTGGTTCATTATTCATGATAGTGGAATAAACCTATATGGTCAACCACATATAAAATTCACGACAGCGATGGTGGTTTATTAtataaggcagcctagccaagtcTACAcaaccaactacgcataagacccaCCATTATCGGCAATATACATATATTATTCgggtagcagtgagaagccagtggccttaaaaagcccatataggccatCACATACATACTCATGCAGGCAGCGGATGAAGCCAATGACTAAAAGACCTACAATGGTCAAAAATCCCACAGTGGctagtcacgcgtgagaccaatgctatATAGCTTCCAACAGCGTCATGGGGAAAGGAAGAAAGTGCCCTCctatgaatgggtccgaccttgcaaatgaagaaaaagtgagcAGCACTAtgcgctctttggccattgtccatagataggccaaccatgcataagaccccccagattcctggtttgatttcagtagttAACGAATGAGGAAGGTTTTTTAcgctactcattgatggactgacgaccttagatttggtaccctaaggtagccttgtgtgccacgtgaactctagagagttactgcggccaaccctgtgggTAAATCCAACTGAGTTCACGGCctcagtagcttcactgggcccctctgatggatcacagtTTGTGAACTCTCTGGTTGTgataagtccagtgaactcatgAAAGTTATAGAGACCATTCACgtaagacctgactccaactacttatgagtctaaaaaactatgttgccccactactcaagagctcaaACTGTGTGGCTAtctaattaaactaaaatctagtTCTGCTTATTAAAGCAagtcatataggaaatcccatatTAACaagcatgattaaaaaaaaagagaaaactctcagaagaaattagtATCCCAAAACATTGAGATGCATTTATATGTCTTgtagttcaaaagaaaattacaTCTGATCATAAAAGAAAATAGAACAAAGTCTTTATAACTCTTCTGCCATGCCTAGTGCTgccaaatatttttttaaatcttctGTGAGTTGATCCTAAGCTACAACGTGTTTTTATTTAGCCTCAAAGATAATTTTTGCATGATCAGGAACACCGACTAGTTTCCTCTTCAAAGAGGCAATCAGTTCTTCATTTTTAATCAGCTCAGATCGTTCGACATCTGCAGAATGAATATTCGCCTACATCTTCTCCTGGATATTCTTTATATTCAACTCCTCCTGCTGAATTTCCTTATTCATAAGTGTAATCTGATTCTGAATTTTGTTATATTATCGATAGAGGCTTTTGGTTAATCTTGGAGGGATAACTGTTCTTGATCATATCTGGAAATGACATAAGCAATTTGGGAAGCTTTCTCCTTGGAAGATGCCAGCTGTCTTCCATATTCCAGAATCTTCAGAGCAACAACTATGCTTTTTGCTAATTTTAACGCGATAACCGAATCATGAAATTAAGAAAGAATCGCATAAAGGAGAAACATTAAGTTTGGCCATCTTTGCGGCACTATTCAAAACCTCTATAGCAATGTTTAGATCCGACCATTGATCGGGATCTTTAAACATATGGACATCTATCAACATGGAATTCTTCATTAACATTAACTTATATGGTGGGATTTTCTCAAAAGACAATAGATTGTAAACTGTGGCTACAGAATCAGAGCTAGTTGTGCCACTCCGAGGAGGGTTTCCTACAAAATAGTAAAGGGGAGAAGTTATAATAAAGCTGTGAAAGTAAATGATAAAGAATCACAAAATGAAGAAGGAAATAAATTATACCTTCCGCAAGAACTTAAGCAGTGAGATATTGTGTCTCTTTGACAGAAGAAGGACCGAGTTCCCTCATATCTGTAAAAGAAGGGGCTCTAGCTTTGGTGCTAGAATCAATAGTTGCTGGAGTCGGTAAGTCAATGGGTTCCACTGGAAAAATGATCTCACAGGCTACCACCTTCGGTGCTACAAGGGGAACCAAGGAAAATCTCATCAGAGCCGATTGTGCTTCAGGAGGAGTATCGCCTGTTCTGCCATCAGTAGCATAATtacctaaaaaaataaagaaaataacaataatgataaagtagtcATAACGAGCGGAAGATTAAATGATAAAATTGCAGGAAAATTTTACctggtgaatatccatattcaCCATAACCCAAAGGttcctcatcttcctcttctatTGTTGGAATTTTTGCAGGAACATCAGCAGTAGAAGGACCTTCAGTTTCGACATTTTGAGGAATCGATGAGGGATGTCCTTCATTAGCAGGAACACCTTTCATAACAACATCAGCATcatcctcatcattgatattaacTTCTCCTTCtttaaaatcatcatcatcattatcatcagcTTCTTCGTCATCTTCTTCAGTGTCATATTCAACAGAAGTAGTATCTTCAGCTGACGAGGATGAGCTTTCTTCCTCTagttcttcttcctctatttcttCAATTACAACTTATTTCCCTTTAGAAAGAGAAATTTTGCTGCTGCTTAGATGAAGATCTTCATTAGCTGGGACCAGAGAAGTTGAAGCAGTAATTCCTTCTTAGGGAGGAGGAGCTGGGGAACGCGACTGAGATCTTGTCATTGGAGAAGTTAAAGCAATAATTCCTTCTTAGGGAGAAGAGGATTGGGAACGCGACCGAGATCTTCTCATTAGAGAAGGCGGAGTAGTGCGAGCAGGTTGAGGAGCAGAGGAAGGAGCCAAATCATCTTGACTTGCAATAACATTCTCTTAAGCAGGAGAGGGAACTTCGGTCACATCTTCAACTGCTATATTGACGCGATCTCGGGGAATCTTTTCGAACTTCATGACAACCCCATGGGCTATCCATCCCTTAAGAGTATTGAGTGGTTTTCTCTTGCAAATTGGCTCTTCTAGGGATATCTTTCTACAAATATGACCATGAAAGGGGGCATGACTCTTCTCCGGAATAAAGCCAATTCCTTCTTTAAATTTTCAAGTGAAACCCAAATTGGTTCATCTACATGTCAGAAGTTATTAACCAAGTATGATTGATGAACCCACTATCTCATATAGCCATAAGACGCCCGGGTTACTCAATTACTACCTAGGATCACGAAAGTAGATCTGACAGGACCGCCCAACAACTGCTTCCATATCATCACCCAATTATATGGGTCGGTTCCATAGCTGCGCATTCTCCTTGTCACCAATCCACAGTCTTCAGGAATGCCTTGATCGAAGCCTAATTAATTGGTGAATCAGTTTGGATAGTAAGTTTCTCTTTAGAACTCTACTCTTTCTCTTAGTGGGGGGCTGCAAGATCGAATGGTCAGGTAAAATGCGCTTTCACCGGAGAGAGTGATGCAATATCTACCATGTTTGTATCCTCTGTATATCGATATAGGTAGAATTGGAAATAATCGATAGTATCAGTATCCATGATCTTGTTGATAACCCAGTCGTACGATCTATTGGCCATAACCCTTTTCTAGAAGAACCATAGAGGGATGTGAGAAGGGTGGACATATGCCTTTTCCGGAGCTTCAAAGGTCCATGGAAAATAAATACCCAGCCAACTGATGATGTAATGCCATGGAGTGTATGTTGAAGAAGCATCGATGGCAGGACTCTTTACGTGAGTTGCCACTTCCCCAAGGGCTTTATAGATGGAACACAGGACTGGAGGAGTAAGGGAATGCTTGTGGCCTTCTGCCATTGCGATGGCAACAACAAATACTGTTGGATGAATGGCGTCTACCCATTTGGAGCTAGGAAGAATGACTACACTCAACCAGTATATGATAAATGCTGTCAATTCTCCATAGAGGTTATACTACGCATGCTCTCTTATATTTTCACGGAGGTTCGTTAGTTCCTATGAATGGCAACTGCTGAACctaaagaaaggaaggaaaaaaaaggatAAGTGTCGAGAAGTATAAAAAATCAAATGTAATAAGAGATAATTAGTTTGCGAAGGGGGGAATTACTGAAAATCTCTAGTAAAGTGCGCGAGCCATTGTAGGGAGAAATCTGTGAATATTTGGAAATTTGGCCATCTCTTTGAAAAGTTCTGTCGTGGTTTCTGAAATTGAGGTCACCCAGCCTAGTGAAGAGATGAACGCCAATTCTTCGTTGGTAGGCATGAATTCATCATAAAAATTTTCGGTCAGGGGAAGACCAGCGATCCGATGAAGGTCCCAAAGAGTAATACTCATTTTGCTGACAGGAAAATGGAAGGAGTTGGTCGTGGACGACTAGTAATTGAGAAATCCTTTTAATATGGAGGGCTTCTCATAGAAATGTTGTAAGGTAACTTCTATCACATTATATAGATCAATTTTAATCAGGGTCTTCGAATGCTTTGCCAGAATTGCCACTGCCCAGTCGGAATAGTAAGCACGAGAAGTAGGGAGGCCCCTTGTGCTGAATTCTTCTTGGGACCGGAGTGGTTCCCAACCCCTGAAACGTTGCTGGATCGTTTCATAAAAATAAGTAGGAAATAAGGCATGGGGGTTACAGGAGGGATTAAGAAAAATCATCGAGTGGACTTCACCAATTTGTTGCCTTGGTTTCCTTGCTAATAGGATTCCTTCTAGAATTTAAGGTTCTTTTGACACTTAGGATTCTGTATACTCCAGCTTCTCTCAGTCTATATGGTCTGAAGGCTCACAATTGAGTATAGATTGGTGGCGATGGAGACTTAGTGGGATTACAATCATGCCATCTCTGTGAGGGTTATTGAATTTCATGATACCCTCAATTACTCAAATTAACTCCCAAGAGTTTTGCAACATTTTCTTATTGTGTTCCTTAATCTTCTCCTTGAATTACTCAGCTTTATTATGGTGATACTTCTTTGATCTGGAGGGGGGAGGAGTTCTTTCTATGGTTGGTGGTTTCTGGCTCATGGTCGGTAAATGGGTTGTACTCTTCGACCAGTCTTCCCAGTCAAATTCGTGACCATGTTTTGGAGGCTACTCAATATTACCCATTGTTATGGCTCTGTGAATTGGGGAAGGTAGTGTCGCGATGCGGTCAGAAAAGTTGAAGGTCAGAAGAACAGGCTTCTTTATGTAAGAATGGCATTTACTAGTTGTTTTAAAATGTTTCTTCTGTGGTTGTTTGGAAGATGGTGGCAGAGATGGTTCAGCAGCAGGAGAAGACGaagggtttgatagatcttgatgaGAAGGCTGTGATGTGGATGGTTTGATGAGGTGTAAGGTTCTCTAGCCATGGTGAACTGAAGAAGGTGAAAGATTAGGACTGTCTTAGGAGGAAATGTTTTAGAAGACAAGCACTAAGGAAAATTTTACTAAGTAGAGGATAGTTGCATGACTCCACTCAAATGAATGCGGTTGCATGGTACAGTGCAGAGTATAAAGGCCTTGCGCAAACGAAAAGTCCATTGCGTGGGTCCGCGCAAAGCAGTGTTGTTGCGAGGGGAATCGTTGAACTAGCAAAGCTTCTATGCAGAAAATGAAAGAGTAAAGAGTAAAGAGTGGGCTCAGTATTTGTAGGCCATGGGACCTGATAACCATACCCGATAACCCCTTTGTGTGGTTGTGCACAAGCGATGTTGGGAGCAATTGGATGATTGATCCTTCTTTATTTTTTAggaaaaacaaagaaaggatcaagagggcatctattgaggcataaaaaatgatgaagaattatgaaggaggaagaaagaattggaggaagaatgaagagaaaaagataaagaaatgcaACTTTCATAGCATTTGCATGAACCCGTGCAAACCCTATTGGTTGTGCGGGGCCGGGCAAACCCTTGAGCTAGTTGCGCGCACCAGTGTAATGGTTGATTCAAACTAAttgagatggatggttggatctgttggaaggtgggccccatagcacaaagatcgagggtttgcacgtgtggaggcctataaatatcccacttcccctctcatttgcatCGTCAAGAACTCTGAGGAAGATCTGACCTCCGAAGAAGAAGATATTTTGAAGGTATTCAAGGGAAGAAAGAAGGGAAGTCAGTTGCGCTAGTCCAtgcaaaccatatcggttgcgcGGTCATAGGCAAACCATATTGGTTGCGTGGGTATCATTAAAGGACCTAAATGCTGTCAAAATTATTCTCTCTCCTCAATTCCAGGATTTTCTCCAGAAGAAAGATATGAGACGATTATGttcctcttgatgagatgatATAATCGCAAGCCGAAACACTGTCGAATTTAATATCTAGATCGAGATTCAATACTCAAACTCTTATAACTTTACATTCTAAGTATTCTTACTTAGAATCAATGGATCAGAGGATGTAAACGaacttaatatatataaataaatgatGATTGTCTCTTCACACTCTCTTACcgttatgattgaataagataaatgtcccaaatcgaatgcatttgtttcttgtcgaaacaaaatggtgactctactgGGGAGTTTATCTTATTAATATTAACATTGAGAGAGTAATAGAAACTTTTGTCATAGTTTGGGGctagggaattgttctttaatgctTCTCCTACTGCAACAATCTCTTCGATTGTCTCCCTTATTCATAGTCTACATAATCCAAAATTTCGAATGgtaatctttcctgccaaatttaCCAGAAAtagtatctcaagatatcataaCTTTCCAATTTGGTTTCATGGAGTATTGATAATTTTGGAATATACTGAAAGCTTTTAGAATAATTGTAAGATTtgtaatatgataatgatttagtcatttcatctttgtgcttgtcagCATGATTTGCATTGCATATGTTGCGTTCGTTGCTCATTATATCATGCTCCCAAAGACATTGTCTCAGGTTCTAAGGATCCTTCTTCTGAATCTTTTCTTGTTTGTGTCCCAGGACACTTCTTCATAAGCTGGTGAGAGTATGCTTCCCTTTGGACATTTACTGACTGTGGTAGAGCGTATTCGAACCCTAATCACCCTGATCACCTTCCTCTGCAACATTATCAATTGAGAAAGATGATTTAGAAGTCGAATGGAATGGTTACTAGAAAAACATAAAGCAATGATCTTATCAACTTTTATCAATTCCCTTTCTCTAG
Coding sequences:
- the LOC131249638 gene encoding nonsense-mediated mRNA decay protein 2-like gives rise to the protein MAEGHKHSLTPPVLCSIYKALGEVATHVKSPAIDASSTYTPWHYIISWLEIEEEELEEESSSSSAEDTTSVEYDTEEDDEEADDNDDDDFKEGEVNINDEDDADVVMKGVPANEGHPSSIPQNVETEGPSTADVPAKIPTIEEEDEEPLGYGEYGYSPGNYATDGRTGDTPPEAQSALMRFSLVPLVAPKVVACEIIFPVEPIDLPTPATIDSSTKARAPSFTDMRELGPSSVKETQYLTA